TGCCTTTCATGGCTTATGCGACCAGTCGTCTAGGGAGAAAGACCCACAAAGCCTTTGGCGAATCTCAAGCTGCCTTTTCCGAACTCAATAACAAGGTACAGGAGTCTGTATCAGGTATCAAGGTGACCAAGTCTTTCGGTTATCAGGCGGATGAGTTGAAGTCCTTTCAAGCGGTCAATGAATTGACCTTCCAAAAGAATCTCCAAACCATGAAATACGACAGTCTCTTTGACCCCATGGTTCTCTTGTTTGTTGGCTCGTCCTATGTCTTAACTCTTTTGGTCGGCTCTTTGATGGTTCAGAAAGGGCAGATCACGGTTGGAAATCTAGTTACCTTTATCAGCTACTTGGATATGCTGGTCTGGCCTCTTATGGCCATTGGTTTCCTCTTTAATATCACTCAGCGAGGAAAGGTTTCTTATCAGCGAATTGAGGAACTCTTGTCTCAGGAATCACCTGTACAAGATCCAGAGTTTCCTTTAGATGGTATTGAAAATGGGCGCTTGGAGTACGATATTGACAGCTTTGCATTTGAAAACGAGGAAACACTGACGGACATTCGCTTTAGTTTGAAAAAAGGGCAAACACTGGGCTTGGTTGGGCAGACAGGCTCTGGGAAAACGTCCTTGATTAAGCTCCTCTTGCGTGAATACGATGTGGATAAGGGAGCCATTTACCTAAACGGTCATGATATTCGGGACTATCGTCTGACAGACCTTCGCAGTCTCATGGGCTATGTCCCTCAGGATCAATTTCTCTTTGCGGCTTCAATCTTAGACAATATCCGCTTTGGCAATCCTAACTTGCCCCTTTCAACAGTTGAGGGAGCGACTAAGCTAGCCCAAGTTTACCAAGATATTGTAGATATGCCTCAGGGATTTGATA
Above is a window of Streptococcus oralis subsp. dentisani DNA encoding:
- a CDS encoding ABC transporter ATP-binding protein; protein product: MSIIQKLWWFFKLEKRRYLVGIVALVLVSVLNLIPPMVMGRVIDAITGGQLTQQDLLLNLFYLLLAAFGMYYLRYVWRMYILGTSYRLGQIMRSRLFEHFTKMSPAFYQTYRTGDLMAHATNDINALTRLAGGGVMSAVDASITALVTLLTMLFSISWQMTLVAILPLPFMAYATSRLGRKTHKAFGESQAAFSELNNKVQESVSGIKVTKSFGYQADELKSFQAVNELTFQKNLQTMKYDSLFDPMVLLFVGSSYVLTLLVGSLMVQKGQITVGNLVTFISYLDMLVWPLMAIGFLFNITQRGKVSYQRIEELLSQESPVQDPEFPLDGIENGRLEYDIDSFAFENEETLTDIRFSLKKGQTLGLVGQTGSGKTSLIKLLLREYDVDKGAIYLNGHDIRDYRLTDLRSLMGYVPQDQFLFAASILDNIRFGNPNLPLSTVEGATKLAQVYQDIVDMPQGFDTLIGEKGVSLSGGQKQRLAMSRAMILDPDILILDDSLSAVDAKTEYAIIDNLKETRKDKTTIITAHRLSAVVHADLILVLQNGQIIERGSHEDLLALDGWYAQTYQSQQLEMKGEEDAE